From Paenibacillus sp. PK3_47, the proteins below share one genomic window:
- the cmpA gene encoding cortex morphogenetic protein CmpA, producing the protein MPQWLCNQLMKAYYKKDRRQIKLLNECWFFYRNSAESRDFLHREV; encoded by the coding sequence AGTGGCTCTGCAATCAGCTCATGAAGGCTTATTACAAAAAAGACCGCCGTCAGATCAAGCTCCTGAACGAATGCTGGTTTTTTTACCGCAATTCCGCCGAATCCCGTGATTTTCTCCACAGAGAAGTATAG